A genomic window from Companilactobacillus alimentarius DSM 20249 includes:
- the pglX gene encoding BREX-1 system adenine-specific DNA-methyltransferase PglX: MVQNSLGKIWIKSLLEKNDTRLEEQIASDFNWQYYMKDAQQPENVIVSLKDVDKSLSNLEITDLKMIDPSMGSGHILVYAFDLLMQIYQSEGYSEREASKSIVTNNLFGLDIDTRAFQLSYFAVYMKLRQYNRRALTSNIKLNIYDIPETNEFNSDDFELLFNELNEHDVTLFNNVINLFHNGNDLGSLIMGLDIDYDDLYQKLSNLNQEQMSFELIPLINSLKQLLSVSKILSAQYHIIITNPPYMGSSRMNKILGNFAKTNYPDAKSDLFSMFIERWNKSMIPGGYNCMVTMQSWMFLSSFEKMRTHLLSNFTISNLMHMENNVMGIAFGTAVTIVRNMNLPNFIGTYHQIKTADTSGKIPSKLPIPGNRYNRTNQANFSKIPGSPIAYWASENLIKDFEKGTRMDELVDPRQGLATADNNRFLRMWYEVINSNISFNSHSIKESLESNKKWFPYNKGGSYRKWYGNYDYVVNWENDGYEVRNFNGPMER; this comes from the coding sequence ATGGTCCAAAATTCATTGGGGAAAATATGGATTAAATCTTTACTTGAAAAAAATGACACTCGTTTAGAAGAACAAATTGCAAGTGACTTCAATTGGCAATATTACATGAAAGATGCTCAGCAACCAGAGAATGTTATTGTGTCATTAAAAGATGTTGACAAAAGTCTAAGTAATCTTGAAATAACAGATTTAAAAATGATTGATCCTTCGATGGGGTCTGGACACATACTGGTTTATGCATTTGATTTATTAATGCAGATTTATCAATCAGAAGGATATTCTGAAAGAGAGGCTTCAAAATCAATTGTAACCAATAATTTATTTGGATTAGATATAGACACTAGAGCATTCCAGTTATCATATTTTGCTGTATACATGAAATTGCGTCAATACAATAGACGTGCTTTGACAAGTAATATCAAATTGAATATTTATGACATTCCTGAAACGAATGAATTTAACAGTGATGATTTTGAACTTTTGTTTAATGAATTAAATGAACATGATGTAACCTTATTTAATAATGTTATTAATTTATTCCATAATGGAAATGATTTAGGATCACTAATTATGGGGCTTGATATTGATTATGATGATTTATATCAAAAATTGTCAAATCTAAATCAAGAACAAATGTCATTCGAATTGATTCCTTTAATTAATTCATTGAAGCAATTATTGAGTGTTTCTAAAATCTTATCTGCACAATATCACATTATCATTACCAATCCACCATATATGGGTTCGTCAAGAATGAATAAAATTCTCGGTAATTTTGCAAAAACTAACTATCCAGATGCAAAGTCTGATTTATTTTCAATGTTCATCGAACGATGGAATAAATCAATGATTCCTGGTGGATATAATTGCATGGTTACTATGCAATCTTGGATGTTTCTATCAAGTTTTGAAAAAATGAGGACACATCTTTTAAGTAACTTTACAATTTCTAACCTCATGCATATGGAAAATAATGTTATGGGTATTGCATTTGGTACGGCAGTCACGATTGTAAGAAATATGAACTTACCTAATTTCATTGGGACCTATCATCAAATCAAAACTGCAGATACTTCGGGTAAGATTCCCTCTAAACTTCCAATACCTGGTAATCGTTATAATCGAACTAATCAAGCGAACTTTAGTAAGATCCCTGGTAGTCCTATTGCTTATTGGGCTAGTGAAAACTTGATTAAGGATTTCGAAAAGGGAACTAGAATGGACGAATTAGTTGACCCAAGACAGGGATTAGCAACAGCTGATAACAATAGATTCTTACGAATGTGGTATGAGGTTATAAATAGCAATATTAGTTTTAATTCTCATTCTATAAAAGAATCATTAGAATCTAATAAAAAATGGTTTCCATATAATAAAGGTGGATCTTATAGAAAATGGTATGGAAATTACGATTATGTAGTTAATTGGGAAAATGATGGTTATGAAGTGAGAAATTTCAATGGTCCAATGGAAAGATAA